Within the Solwaraspora sp. WMMA2056 genome, the region CGATGGAGAGCGCCCCCATCGCCAGCCCGATCGACCCCGACGGTTGGGTCTGGTCGAACCTGGCCAGCAGCTGCGCGGTGTGGATTTCCACGTCCATGGGGTCGGCCCGGTCGCCGAACTCACGGAACGACTCAGCCTCGGCGGCGACCACGTCGGCGCTGGACTCGGCAAGTTCCATCAGCCCATCGATCGCCTGCCTGACCTGGTCGGCGACCGGCTCGGCCGGCCAGCTGCCGTCACCCGCCAGCACGGTGAACGTGTTGCCGGGTCCGCCGGGCCGGATCTCGTCGAGAGTGGCCGTGTGGCGCCACCTCCGGCCGTGGCCGTGAAAGTAGTGGAACTGGTCGCCGAGTTCGGTGGCGATCGACACCAGCCGTTCCCCGTCCGCCGGGACACCACGCTGGCCAGACCCGGGCGCGACGATCGTGTACTCGTCGGTGCGGAAGGCGTACGACCCCTCACCGGGCAGCTCGAAGGCCTCCTGAAGCATCCGGTGGGCCCGATCCAGCGGGGTGTTCGACGGGATGGCAACCCGCCGCCACACCCGCTGCGCCACCCCGTCGAGCTCGACGGTGAGCACCAGCGACGCCGGGTCGGCCGGTTCGACCGCCAGGAACGACGGTGCCGCGCAGCACCTCTTGTACTTGCGGCCGGAGCCGCACCAGCACCCGGCGTTGCGCTCCGGCGGCCAGGCGACGGTGTCGGCGCCCTGCTCACCGAGCCAGCCCACGAAACCCAGCCGGGTCTGCCGGCTGGTCGGGTCCTGGCCGGTCTGTTCCGCGTACGCCAGCAGGCCGGGCACGTCCAGCGCGACGATCCGGATCGGGCCTCGGCCGTCGGTGGACAGGGCCTGCAGCTGCTGTTGAATCTCGCGGCGGTAGTCCGCGTGGTCCCGGTAGTTGGTGGCGTCCAGCAGGCCGCGCTCCCACGCCTGCTCGTAGGCCGAGGGTGGAAAGTACGCCATCTGTCGGACGGCCGTGATCGGCATGCTCGGGTCCTCGTAGCTGTTCGGAGTGGTCGGGGTCGGACCGGCCGGCTCGGTCAGTGGGTGAGCCAGGCCAGGTCTTCCTGGGCGCGGCGGCGGGCCTCGCGTTCGCGATCGAAGAGCGCGTCGGTCTTGCGCAGCACCAGAGTGTACGGTCGCCCGCTGCGCCGGGTCTGATGGTCGACCGGCAGGTCGGCCTGGTCGATGCGGGAGTGGACGTGGCGGCGGCGCTGCTCGGCCAGCGGCCACTCGAAGGTGCGGCGCGCCGGATCGCCGAGGAACGCCACCAAGGTGGTGCACAGCTCGCAGTCGCATCCCTTGGGCAGTTCCACCGACCAGTCGTCGGCGGCCCGAACTGGCCTGGCGAGCCGCTGCTCGAGCCGCCGGGCGGCGTGCGCGGTGAGGGTGTCGAGGCCGGTCACCTGCTGCCCCGCCTGGTCCGCTGCGGTCGCGCGGGTGGCCCGCAGCGTCGACATCGCGCAGCCAAGCACGTCGTCCTCGTCTTGACAGAGGAACTCGACCGGCCCGTCAGCCAGGTCAGCCGTACCGAGGCTGGCGGCACCAGCCAGGACGACGGCGATCTGCGGCCCCAGGTCCGCGAGGTACCTGCGCCGGTCGCGGGCCGCCGGGTAGCTGAGCATTCCTCGGGCCCGGCCGTGCAGTTCGGACCAGACGCCGGCCACCAGCAGCCGGCCGACCAGCACACCCCCGGTGTCGGAGGTGGCCCGCAGCGCCGCGCACATCGCGGGCAGCGATGCCAGCCAGTCCGGGGTCTGCTTGTCGAACAGCGACGAACGGGACAGCCAGTTCCGGCCGAACCAGCCGTTGACCCGCTCCCGGGTCCAGGACTCGCCGTAGCGGGTGGCGAGGCGGGCGAGCACCGGGGCGTCGGCCGGCGCCAGCGCCTCCACCCGCAGCGGCGCGAGCAGCATGGCAGCCAGGTCCGGCTCGTCGAGCTCCCAGGCGACCGCCAGTGCCCGCCCGGCAACAAGCTCACCGGCCGCCGGGGTGACCCGCCAGAACGAGGCGAGCGTGGCGGCGCTGCTCCGGGCACCGGCGACGTCCCCGGCCCGCAGCAGACCGGCGAGCCGGTCGAGGGCCCAGCCTGGCGACGCCTGCGCACGGATCGCGAAGGTCCACCGACGTGGCCACACGACGATCGCCGCCCGGCGGTACCACCGGTCCAACGTGTTGCCGTAGTTGCCCATGTACCCCTCGTACTCCGACGATTGGGGCGACAGGTTCGCGGTGGGCGTCGTGGCACACACCTCGTCGTCGGAAACCCGCAGCGACGTCGGCACCACCTCGCCGGACTCGTCCAGCCAGCAGTCGAGGGTCATCGACGAGTCGATGAGCTCTTCGAGCTCGTACTTGCCCGACCCGCTCCCGCCGCTGGGTTCCTCGTCGTTCCGATACCGGCCGTACCGACTCCGGCCCCGACCCCAGCGGCCCCATGATTCCTCGGGGTCGAGGGCGCTCCAGGTCTCCTGCAGCTCCGCCAACGCCAGGGTGACCTCACAACCGGCGGCCTGCGCGGCCGCCCGCACCGCTGCGGCACGTCCGACGTCGTCGCCCTTGAGCCGGTCCCAGCCCAACGCCCGCTGGGTGTACTCGTGGTCCAGCAGGTAGACCAGCCGGGCGGGCCCGTCGGCCGATTCCGCGAAGTGATCGTCCAGGCAGCCGGTCAACTCGGTGACCAGGTCCTGGCCCAGCGAGCCGGCGGCCAGGGTGACCGGGTCACCGGCGAGCAACAGGTTGTAGGTCAACACGATCCGGTGGCCCGTCGTCACCGGCGACACCTGGTGCCGACAGTCGGCGTAGAACGCGACGAAGGTCAGC harbors:
- a CDS encoding 2OG-Fe(II) oxygenase; the encoded protein is MPASPVTPPDRLAALLGTVGPAGAFSARRTASPHGLRLAVRGVGPIALPAAAEQAKQLCSVGRPARFGKGEQTLTDAGVRDTWEVPTSLVDIDEQRWHETLHPMLDQLRADLGLPQGCELVAELHSMLVYAPGQFFAPHQDSEKADAMIGTLVVTLPSESAGGVLSIEHAGRTGSYESSPDELTFVAFYADCRHQVSPVTTGHRIVLTYNLLLAGDPVTLAAGSLGQDLVTELTGCLDDHFAESADGPARLVYLLDHEYTQRALGWDRLKGDDVGRAAAVRAAAQAAGCEVTLALAELQETWSALDPEESWGRWGRGRSRYGRYRNDEEPSGGSGSGKYELEELIDSSMTLDCWLDESGEVVPTSLRVSDDEVCATTPTANLSPQSSEYEGYMGNYGNTLDRWYRRAAIVVWPRRWTFAIRAQASPGWALDRLAGLLRAGDVAGARSSAATLASFWRVTPAAGELVAGRALAVAWELDEPDLAAMLLAPLRVEALAPADAPVLARLATRYGESWTRERVNGWFGRNWLSRSSLFDKQTPDWLASLPAMCAALRATSDTGGVLVGRLLVAGVWSELHGRARGMLSYPAARDRRRYLADLGPQIAVVLAGAASLGTADLADGPVEFLCQDEDDVLGCAMSTLRATRATAADQAGQQVTGLDTLTAHAARRLEQRLARPVRAADDWSVELPKGCDCELCTTLVAFLGDPARRTFEWPLAEQRRRHVHSRIDQADLPVDHQTRRSGRPYTLVLRKTDALFDREREARRRAQEDLAWLTH